Proteins encoded together in one Balearica regulorum gibbericeps isolate bBalReg1 chromosome 3, bBalReg1.pri, whole genome shotgun sequence window:
- the LATS1 gene encoding serine/threonine-protein kinase LATS1 isoform X1 — protein MKRSEKPEGYRQMRPKTFPASNYTGSSQQMLQEIRESLRNLPKPSDAAKADHSMGKMLSEDHRQGRNPPKFVTYHKVLQEIRNSLLPFANETTSAVKGTSEVNRQMLQDLQAAGFDEDMVIQALRQTNNRSIEAAIEFISKMSYQDPRREQMVAAAARPVNAGMKPPAGTVQQSVNRKQSWKGSKESLVPQRHGPSLGDAVVYRSESPSSQPDVGRPLSGSGIAAFAQAHPGNGQRVNPPPLPQIRSVTPPPPPPRGQTPPPRGTTPPPPSWEPNSQTKRYSGNMEYVISRISPVPPGAWQDGYPPPPMNPAPISSSTPGQRGMSAVPIGRQPIIMQSSANSKFSFPSGRAGMQNGNCQTEFIVHQNVVSGNSVSRQPPPYPMNPTNRQSPTALQMQAGGSAPPSAYTNGNLPQAMMVPNRNSHNMELYNTNVAGIPASWSQPSPVQPQASPGNGHDVPTWQPNVPVRSNSFNNHHGSRQSHSSSSQPSATTVTAITPAPIQQPVKSMRVLKPELQTALAPTHPSWMPQPVQTVQTIPFSESPSANMAVMSSVAEAPNYQGPPPPYPKHLLHQNPSVNLYETGPKLNKEEPPILSKEDENEKNYECVDSTDKEKKQITTSPVPVRKNKKDEERRESRIQSYSPQAFKFFMEQHVENILKSHQQRLHRKKQLENEMMRVGLSPEARDQMRKMLCQKESNYIRLRRAKMDKSMFVKIKTLGVGAFGEVCLARKVDTNALYATKTLRKKDVLLRNQVAHVKAERDILAEADNEWVVRLYYSFQDKDNLYFVMDYIPGGDMMSLLIRMGVFPENLARFYTAELTCAVESVHKMGFIHRDIKPDNILIDRDGHIKLTDFGLCTGFRWTHDSKYYQSGDHARQDSMDFSNEWGDPANCRCGDRLKPLERRAARQHQRCLAHSLVGTPNYIAPEVLLRTGYTQLCDWWSVGVILFEMLVGQPPFLAQTPLETQMKVINWQTALHIPPQAKLTPEASDLIIKLCRGPEDRLGKNGADEIKAHPFFKTIDFSSDLRRQSAFYIPKIAHPTDTSNFDPVDPDKLWSDDDKEGNRNDTLNGWYKNGKHPEHAFYEFTFRRFFDDNGYPYNNPKPIEYEYGSSQNSEQQSDDDDDDEQAGRGVKNRDLVYV, from the exons ATGAAGAGAAGTGAGAAGCCAGAAGGTTATAGACAAATGAGGCCTAAGACTTTTCCTGCCAGTAACTAtactggcagcagccagcagatgCTACAGGAAATAAGAGAGAGCCTCAGGAATTTACCTAAACCCTCAGATGCTGCTAAAGCTGATCACAGCATGGGCAAAATGTTGTCTGAAGATCATAGACAAGGCCGAAATCCCCCCAAATTTGTAACGTATCATAAAGTTTTGCAGGAGATTAGAAACTCACTTCTGCCTTTTGCAAATGAAACGACCTCAGCTGTCAAAGGAACATCAGAAGTTAATCGACAAATGCTGCAAGACTTACAAGCTGCTGGCTTTGATGAG gATATGGTGATACAAGCTCTTAGACAAACTAACAACCGTAGTATAGAAGCTGCCATCGAATTTATAAGTAAAATGAGCTACCAGGATCCTCGTCGGGAACAGATGGTTGCAGCAGCAGCGAGACCAGTAAACGCAGGTATGAAACCACCAG CAGGGACTGTACAGCAGTCAGTTAACCgcaagcagagctggaagggtTCTAAGGAGTCTTTGGTTCCTCAGCGGCATGGCCCTTCCCTGGGAGATGCTGTAGTTTATCGCTCAGAAAGTCCCAGCTCGCAGCCTGATGTAGGAAGGCCGTTATCTGGATCTGGCATTGCAGCATTTGCTCAGGCTCATCCCGGCAACGGACAGAGAGTGAATCCCCCGCCTCTACCACAGATAAGGAGtgtcactcctcctcctccacctcctcgAGGACAAACACCTCCTCCAAGGGGAACTactcctccacctccttcctGGGAACCCAACTCTCAGACAAAGCGTTACTCTGGAAACATGGAATATGTCATCTCCCGTATTTCTCCGGTGCCACCGGGAGCATGGCAGGATGGTTATCCACCTCCACCTATGAATCCTGCACCCATAAGTTCTTCCACGCCGGGTCAGAGAGGCATGAGCGCTGTTCCCATTGGCAGGCAACCGATAATCATGCAGAGTTCTGCCAACAGCAAATTTAGCTTTCCCTCAGGAAGAGCTGGAATGCAAAATGGCAATTGTCAGACAGAATTCATAGTTCACCAGAATGTGGTGTCTGGGAACTCAGTGAGTCGCCAGCCACCCCCGTACCCCATGAATCCAACTAACAGGCAAAGTCCCACAGCACTACAGATGCAggcaggaggatctgctcctcCGTCAGCTTACACCAATGGGAATCTTCCTCAGGCAATGATGGTGCCAAATAGAAATAGTCACAACATGGAACTTTATAATACAAATGTAGCTGGAATACCTGCATCCTGGTCACAGCCTTCCCCTGTGCAACCACAGGCATCACCTGGCAACGGGCATGACGTGCCTACATGGCAACCCAATGTTCCCGTACGGTCAAATTCTTTCAACAACCATCACGGAAGTAGGCAGAGTCATTCTAGCAGCTCTCAGCCTTCAGCTACAACAGTAACAGCTATAACGCCAGCCCCTATTCAGCAGCCAGTGAAAAGTATGCGTGTGTTAAAACCAGAGCTACAGACTGCCTTAGCACCCACTCACCCTTCCTGGATGCCACAACCAGTGCAAACCGTTCAGACCATTCCCTTTTCTGAGAGTCCATCTGCAAACATGGCAGTTATGTCTTCTGTTGCAGAGGCTCCAAATTACCAGGGTCCCCCACCACCTTACCCAAAACACTTGTTACACCAGAATCCCTCTGTCAATCTGTATGAGACAGGACCCAAGCTCAATAAGGAGGAACCACCTATTTTATCcaaggaagatgaaaatgaaaagaattatgAATGTGTTGATTcaacagacaaagaaaagaaacaaattacaaCATCACCTGTTCCTgttagaaaaaacaagaaagatgaagaaagaagagagtcTCGCATTCAAAGCTATTCCCCTCAGGCCTTTAAATTCTTCATGGAGCAGCACGTGGAGAATATACTCAAGTCACATCAGCAGCGTTTGCATCGGAAAAAACAACTAGAGAATGAAATGATGAGG GTTGGATTGTCACCAGAAGCCCGAGATCAAATGAGGAAAATGTTGTGCCAGAAAGAGTCTAATTATATTCGGCTAAGAAGAGCTAAAATGGACAAGTCGatgtttgtaaaaattaaaactctgGGAGTTGGTGCATTTGGAGAAGTTTGCCTAGCAAGAAAAGTGGATACTAATGCTTTATATGCAACAAaaactctgaggaaaaaagatgtGTTGCTTAGAAATCAAGTTGCTCATGTTAAAGCTGAGCGGGATATCCTTGCAGAAGCTGATAATGAGTGGGTGGTTCGGCTGTACTATTCATTCCAAGATAAGGACAATTTGTACTTTGTAATGGACTACATTCCAGGAGGTGATATGATGAGTCTCCTAATTAGAATGGGTGTATTTCCAGAAAATCTGGCACGGTTCTACACAGCAGAACTGACCTGCGCAGTTGAAAGTGTTCATAAAATGGGCTTCATCCACAGAGATATCAAACCTGATAATATCTTGATAGACCGCGATGGTCATATTAAATTGACTGACTTTGGGCTCTGTACAGGTTTTCGATGGACCCACGACTCAAAATACTACCAGAGCG GTGATCACGCACGTCAAGACAGTATGGATTTCAGCAATGAGTGGGGTGACCCGGCAAATTGCAGGTGTGGAGATCGGCTGAAGCCACTTGAACGTAGGGCTGCACGTCAGCATCAGCGCTGTCTGGCCCATTCTCTTGTCGGCACGCCCAATTATATTGCGCCAGAAGTATTGTTACGAACAG GTTACACGCAGTTGTGTGACTGGTGGAGTGTTGGAGTaattctctttgaaatgttAGTGGGGCAGCCTCCGTTCCTGGCACAAACACCACTGGAAACACAAATGAAG gtTATCAACTGGCAAACTGCACTTCATATTCCACCTCAAGCTAAATTGACTCCAGAGGCCTCCGACCTTATTATTAAACTCTGCCGAGGGCCAGAAGATCGTTTAGGCAAAAATGGTGCTGATGAAATAAAAGCccatccattttttaaaacaattgatTTTTCAAGCGATCTACGGCGGCAGTCTGCTTTCTACATTCCCAAAATTGCTCATCCTACAGACACGTCAAACTTTGATCCAGTTGATCCAGATAAATTGTGGAGTGATGATGATAAGGAAGGGAATAGAAATGATACGCTTAATGGGTGgtacaaaaatggaaaacatcctGAACATGCTTTTTATGAATTCACCTTCCGAAGGTTTTTTGATGACAATGGCTACCCATACAACAATCCAAAGCCCATTGAGTATGAGTATGGTAGTTCCCAAAACTCAGAACAGCAGTCAgatgacgatgatgatgatgaacagGCAGGTAGAGGAGTTAAAAATCGTGACCTGGTTTATGTTTAG
- the LATS1 gene encoding serine/threonine-protein kinase LATS1 isoform X3, producing MKRSEKPEGYRQMRPKTFPASNYTGSSQQMLQEIRESLRNLPKPSDAAKADHSMGKMLSEDHRQGRNPPKFVTYHKVLQEIRNSLLPFANETTSAVKGTSEVNRQMLQDLQAAGFDEDMVIQALRQTNNRSIEAAIEFISKMSYQDPRREQMVAAAARPVNAAGTVQQSVNRKQSWKGSKESLVPQRHGPSLGDAVVYRSESPSSQPDVGRPLSGSGIAAFAQAHPGNGQRVNPPPLPQIRSVTPPPPPPRGQTPPPRGTTPPPPSWEPNSQTKRYSGNMEYVISRISPVPPGAWQDGYPPPPMNPAPISSSTPGQRGMSAVPIGRQPIIMQSSANSKFSFPSGRAGMQNGNCQTEFIVHQNVVSGNSVSRQPPPYPMNPTNRQSPTALQMQAGGSAPPSAYTNGNLPQAMMVPNRNSHNMELYNTNVAGIPASWSQPSPVQPQASPGNGHDVPTWQPNVPVRSNSFNNHHGSRQSHSSSSQPSATTVTAITPAPIQQPVKSMRVLKPELQTALAPTHPSWMPQPVQTVQTIPFSESPSANMAVMSSVAEAPNYQGPPPPYPKHLLHQNPSVNLYETGPKLNKEEPPILSKEDENEKNYECVDSTDKEKKQITTSPVPVRKNKKDEERRESRIQSYSPQAFKFFMEQHVENILKSHQQRLHRKKQLENEMMRVGLSPEARDQMRKMLCQKESNYIRLRRAKMDKSMFVKIKTLGVGAFGEVCLARKVDTNALYATKTLRKKDVLLRNQVAHVKAERDILAEADNEWVVRLYYSFQDKDNLYFVMDYIPGGDMMSLLIRMGVFPENLARFYTAELTCAVESVHKMGFIHRDIKPDNILIDRDGHIKLTDFGLCTGFRWTHDSKYYQSGDHARQDSMDFSNEWGDPANCRCGDRLKPLERRAARQHQRCLAHSLVGTPNYIAPEVLLRTGYTQLCDWWSVGVILFEMLVGQPPFLAQTPLETQMKVINWQTALHIPPQAKLTPEASDLIIKLCRGPEDRLGKNGADEIKAHPFFKTIDFSSDLRRQSAFYIPKIAHPTDTSNFDPVDPDKLWSDDDKEGNRNDTLNGWYKNGKHPEHAFYEFTFRRFFDDNGYPYNNPKPIEYEYGSSQNSEQQSDDDDDDEQAGRGVKNRDLVYV from the exons ATGAAGAGAAGTGAGAAGCCAGAAGGTTATAGACAAATGAGGCCTAAGACTTTTCCTGCCAGTAACTAtactggcagcagccagcagatgCTACAGGAAATAAGAGAGAGCCTCAGGAATTTACCTAAACCCTCAGATGCTGCTAAAGCTGATCACAGCATGGGCAAAATGTTGTCTGAAGATCATAGACAAGGCCGAAATCCCCCCAAATTTGTAACGTATCATAAAGTTTTGCAGGAGATTAGAAACTCACTTCTGCCTTTTGCAAATGAAACGACCTCAGCTGTCAAAGGAACATCAGAAGTTAATCGACAAATGCTGCAAGACTTACAAGCTGCTGGCTTTGATGAG gATATGGTGATACAAGCTCTTAGACAAACTAACAACCGTAGTATAGAAGCTGCCATCGAATTTATAAGTAAAATGAGCTACCAGGATCCTCGTCGGGAACAGATGGTTGCAGCAGCAGCGAGACCAGTAAACGCAG CAGGGACTGTACAGCAGTCAGTTAACCgcaagcagagctggaagggtTCTAAGGAGTCTTTGGTTCCTCAGCGGCATGGCCCTTCCCTGGGAGATGCTGTAGTTTATCGCTCAGAAAGTCCCAGCTCGCAGCCTGATGTAGGAAGGCCGTTATCTGGATCTGGCATTGCAGCATTTGCTCAGGCTCATCCCGGCAACGGACAGAGAGTGAATCCCCCGCCTCTACCACAGATAAGGAGtgtcactcctcctcctccacctcctcgAGGACAAACACCTCCTCCAAGGGGAACTactcctccacctccttcctGGGAACCCAACTCTCAGACAAAGCGTTACTCTGGAAACATGGAATATGTCATCTCCCGTATTTCTCCGGTGCCACCGGGAGCATGGCAGGATGGTTATCCACCTCCACCTATGAATCCTGCACCCATAAGTTCTTCCACGCCGGGTCAGAGAGGCATGAGCGCTGTTCCCATTGGCAGGCAACCGATAATCATGCAGAGTTCTGCCAACAGCAAATTTAGCTTTCCCTCAGGAAGAGCTGGAATGCAAAATGGCAATTGTCAGACAGAATTCATAGTTCACCAGAATGTGGTGTCTGGGAACTCAGTGAGTCGCCAGCCACCCCCGTACCCCATGAATCCAACTAACAGGCAAAGTCCCACAGCACTACAGATGCAggcaggaggatctgctcctcCGTCAGCTTACACCAATGGGAATCTTCCTCAGGCAATGATGGTGCCAAATAGAAATAGTCACAACATGGAACTTTATAATACAAATGTAGCTGGAATACCTGCATCCTGGTCACAGCCTTCCCCTGTGCAACCACAGGCATCACCTGGCAACGGGCATGACGTGCCTACATGGCAACCCAATGTTCCCGTACGGTCAAATTCTTTCAACAACCATCACGGAAGTAGGCAGAGTCATTCTAGCAGCTCTCAGCCTTCAGCTACAACAGTAACAGCTATAACGCCAGCCCCTATTCAGCAGCCAGTGAAAAGTATGCGTGTGTTAAAACCAGAGCTACAGACTGCCTTAGCACCCACTCACCCTTCCTGGATGCCACAACCAGTGCAAACCGTTCAGACCATTCCCTTTTCTGAGAGTCCATCTGCAAACATGGCAGTTATGTCTTCTGTTGCAGAGGCTCCAAATTACCAGGGTCCCCCACCACCTTACCCAAAACACTTGTTACACCAGAATCCCTCTGTCAATCTGTATGAGACAGGACCCAAGCTCAATAAGGAGGAACCACCTATTTTATCcaaggaagatgaaaatgaaaagaattatgAATGTGTTGATTcaacagacaaagaaaagaaacaaattacaaCATCACCTGTTCCTgttagaaaaaacaagaaagatgaagaaagaagagagtcTCGCATTCAAAGCTATTCCCCTCAGGCCTTTAAATTCTTCATGGAGCAGCACGTGGAGAATATACTCAAGTCACATCAGCAGCGTTTGCATCGGAAAAAACAACTAGAGAATGAAATGATGAGG GTTGGATTGTCACCAGAAGCCCGAGATCAAATGAGGAAAATGTTGTGCCAGAAAGAGTCTAATTATATTCGGCTAAGAAGAGCTAAAATGGACAAGTCGatgtttgtaaaaattaaaactctgGGAGTTGGTGCATTTGGAGAAGTTTGCCTAGCAAGAAAAGTGGATACTAATGCTTTATATGCAACAAaaactctgaggaaaaaagatgtGTTGCTTAGAAATCAAGTTGCTCATGTTAAAGCTGAGCGGGATATCCTTGCAGAAGCTGATAATGAGTGGGTGGTTCGGCTGTACTATTCATTCCAAGATAAGGACAATTTGTACTTTGTAATGGACTACATTCCAGGAGGTGATATGATGAGTCTCCTAATTAGAATGGGTGTATTTCCAGAAAATCTGGCACGGTTCTACACAGCAGAACTGACCTGCGCAGTTGAAAGTGTTCATAAAATGGGCTTCATCCACAGAGATATCAAACCTGATAATATCTTGATAGACCGCGATGGTCATATTAAATTGACTGACTTTGGGCTCTGTACAGGTTTTCGATGGACCCACGACTCAAAATACTACCAGAGCG GTGATCACGCACGTCAAGACAGTATGGATTTCAGCAATGAGTGGGGTGACCCGGCAAATTGCAGGTGTGGAGATCGGCTGAAGCCACTTGAACGTAGGGCTGCACGTCAGCATCAGCGCTGTCTGGCCCATTCTCTTGTCGGCACGCCCAATTATATTGCGCCAGAAGTATTGTTACGAACAG GTTACACGCAGTTGTGTGACTGGTGGAGTGTTGGAGTaattctctttgaaatgttAGTGGGGCAGCCTCCGTTCCTGGCACAAACACCACTGGAAACACAAATGAAG gtTATCAACTGGCAAACTGCACTTCATATTCCACCTCAAGCTAAATTGACTCCAGAGGCCTCCGACCTTATTATTAAACTCTGCCGAGGGCCAGAAGATCGTTTAGGCAAAAATGGTGCTGATGAAATAAAAGCccatccattttttaaaacaattgatTTTTCAAGCGATCTACGGCGGCAGTCTGCTTTCTACATTCCCAAAATTGCTCATCCTACAGACACGTCAAACTTTGATCCAGTTGATCCAGATAAATTGTGGAGTGATGATGATAAGGAAGGGAATAGAAATGATACGCTTAATGGGTGgtacaaaaatggaaaacatcctGAACATGCTTTTTATGAATTCACCTTCCGAAGGTTTTTTGATGACAATGGCTACCCATACAACAATCCAAAGCCCATTGAGTATGAGTATGGTAGTTCCCAAAACTCAGAACAGCAGTCAgatgacgatgatgatgatgaacagGCAGGTAGAGGAGTTAAAAATCGTGACCTGGTTTATGTTTAG
- the LATS1 gene encoding serine/threonine-protein kinase LATS1 isoform X2, translated as MKRSEKPEGYRQMRPKTFPASNYTGSSQQMLQEIRESLRNLPKPSDAAKADHSMGKMLSEDHRQGRNPPKFVTYHKVLQEIRNSLLPFANETTSAVKGTSEVNRQMLQDLQAAGFDEDMVIQALRQTNNRSIEAAIEFISKMSYQDPRREQMVAAAARPVNAGMKPPGTVQQSVNRKQSWKGSKESLVPQRHGPSLGDAVVYRSESPSSQPDVGRPLSGSGIAAFAQAHPGNGQRVNPPPLPQIRSVTPPPPPPRGQTPPPRGTTPPPPSWEPNSQTKRYSGNMEYVISRISPVPPGAWQDGYPPPPMNPAPISSSTPGQRGMSAVPIGRQPIIMQSSANSKFSFPSGRAGMQNGNCQTEFIVHQNVVSGNSVSRQPPPYPMNPTNRQSPTALQMQAGGSAPPSAYTNGNLPQAMMVPNRNSHNMELYNTNVAGIPASWSQPSPVQPQASPGNGHDVPTWQPNVPVRSNSFNNHHGSRQSHSSSSQPSATTVTAITPAPIQQPVKSMRVLKPELQTALAPTHPSWMPQPVQTVQTIPFSESPSANMAVMSSVAEAPNYQGPPPPYPKHLLHQNPSVNLYETGPKLNKEEPPILSKEDENEKNYECVDSTDKEKKQITTSPVPVRKNKKDEERRESRIQSYSPQAFKFFMEQHVENILKSHQQRLHRKKQLENEMMRVGLSPEARDQMRKMLCQKESNYIRLRRAKMDKSMFVKIKTLGVGAFGEVCLARKVDTNALYATKTLRKKDVLLRNQVAHVKAERDILAEADNEWVVRLYYSFQDKDNLYFVMDYIPGGDMMSLLIRMGVFPENLARFYTAELTCAVESVHKMGFIHRDIKPDNILIDRDGHIKLTDFGLCTGFRWTHDSKYYQSGDHARQDSMDFSNEWGDPANCRCGDRLKPLERRAARQHQRCLAHSLVGTPNYIAPEVLLRTGYTQLCDWWSVGVILFEMLVGQPPFLAQTPLETQMKVINWQTALHIPPQAKLTPEASDLIIKLCRGPEDRLGKNGADEIKAHPFFKTIDFSSDLRRQSAFYIPKIAHPTDTSNFDPVDPDKLWSDDDKEGNRNDTLNGWYKNGKHPEHAFYEFTFRRFFDDNGYPYNNPKPIEYEYGSSQNSEQQSDDDDDDEQAGRGVKNRDLVYV; from the exons ATGAAGAGAAGTGAGAAGCCAGAAGGTTATAGACAAATGAGGCCTAAGACTTTTCCTGCCAGTAACTAtactggcagcagccagcagatgCTACAGGAAATAAGAGAGAGCCTCAGGAATTTACCTAAACCCTCAGATGCTGCTAAAGCTGATCACAGCATGGGCAAAATGTTGTCTGAAGATCATAGACAAGGCCGAAATCCCCCCAAATTTGTAACGTATCATAAAGTTTTGCAGGAGATTAGAAACTCACTTCTGCCTTTTGCAAATGAAACGACCTCAGCTGTCAAAGGAACATCAGAAGTTAATCGACAAATGCTGCAAGACTTACAAGCTGCTGGCTTTGATGAG gATATGGTGATACAAGCTCTTAGACAAACTAACAACCGTAGTATAGAAGCTGCCATCGAATTTATAAGTAAAATGAGCTACCAGGATCCTCGTCGGGAACAGATGGTTGCAGCAGCAGCGAGACCAGTAAACGCAGGTATGAAACCACCAG GGACTGTACAGCAGTCAGTTAACCgcaagcagagctggaagggtTCTAAGGAGTCTTTGGTTCCTCAGCGGCATGGCCCTTCCCTGGGAGATGCTGTAGTTTATCGCTCAGAAAGTCCCAGCTCGCAGCCTGATGTAGGAAGGCCGTTATCTGGATCTGGCATTGCAGCATTTGCTCAGGCTCATCCCGGCAACGGACAGAGAGTGAATCCCCCGCCTCTACCACAGATAAGGAGtgtcactcctcctcctccacctcctcgAGGACAAACACCTCCTCCAAGGGGAACTactcctccacctccttcctGGGAACCCAACTCTCAGACAAAGCGTTACTCTGGAAACATGGAATATGTCATCTCCCGTATTTCTCCGGTGCCACCGGGAGCATGGCAGGATGGTTATCCACCTCCACCTATGAATCCTGCACCCATAAGTTCTTCCACGCCGGGTCAGAGAGGCATGAGCGCTGTTCCCATTGGCAGGCAACCGATAATCATGCAGAGTTCTGCCAACAGCAAATTTAGCTTTCCCTCAGGAAGAGCTGGAATGCAAAATGGCAATTGTCAGACAGAATTCATAGTTCACCAGAATGTGGTGTCTGGGAACTCAGTGAGTCGCCAGCCACCCCCGTACCCCATGAATCCAACTAACAGGCAAAGTCCCACAGCACTACAGATGCAggcaggaggatctgctcctcCGTCAGCTTACACCAATGGGAATCTTCCTCAGGCAATGATGGTGCCAAATAGAAATAGTCACAACATGGAACTTTATAATACAAATGTAGCTGGAATACCTGCATCCTGGTCACAGCCTTCCCCTGTGCAACCACAGGCATCACCTGGCAACGGGCATGACGTGCCTACATGGCAACCCAATGTTCCCGTACGGTCAAATTCTTTCAACAACCATCACGGAAGTAGGCAGAGTCATTCTAGCAGCTCTCAGCCTTCAGCTACAACAGTAACAGCTATAACGCCAGCCCCTATTCAGCAGCCAGTGAAAAGTATGCGTGTGTTAAAACCAGAGCTACAGACTGCCTTAGCACCCACTCACCCTTCCTGGATGCCACAACCAGTGCAAACCGTTCAGACCATTCCCTTTTCTGAGAGTCCATCTGCAAACATGGCAGTTATGTCTTCTGTTGCAGAGGCTCCAAATTACCAGGGTCCCCCACCACCTTACCCAAAACACTTGTTACACCAGAATCCCTCTGTCAATCTGTATGAGACAGGACCCAAGCTCAATAAGGAGGAACCACCTATTTTATCcaaggaagatgaaaatgaaaagaattatgAATGTGTTGATTcaacagacaaagaaaagaaacaaattacaaCATCACCTGTTCCTgttagaaaaaacaagaaagatgaagaaagaagagagtcTCGCATTCAAAGCTATTCCCCTCAGGCCTTTAAATTCTTCATGGAGCAGCACGTGGAGAATATACTCAAGTCACATCAGCAGCGTTTGCATCGGAAAAAACAACTAGAGAATGAAATGATGAGG GTTGGATTGTCACCAGAAGCCCGAGATCAAATGAGGAAAATGTTGTGCCAGAAAGAGTCTAATTATATTCGGCTAAGAAGAGCTAAAATGGACAAGTCGatgtttgtaaaaattaaaactctgGGAGTTGGTGCATTTGGAGAAGTTTGCCTAGCAAGAAAAGTGGATACTAATGCTTTATATGCAACAAaaactctgaggaaaaaagatgtGTTGCTTAGAAATCAAGTTGCTCATGTTAAAGCTGAGCGGGATATCCTTGCAGAAGCTGATAATGAGTGGGTGGTTCGGCTGTACTATTCATTCCAAGATAAGGACAATTTGTACTTTGTAATGGACTACATTCCAGGAGGTGATATGATGAGTCTCCTAATTAGAATGGGTGTATTTCCAGAAAATCTGGCACGGTTCTACACAGCAGAACTGACCTGCGCAGTTGAAAGTGTTCATAAAATGGGCTTCATCCACAGAGATATCAAACCTGATAATATCTTGATAGACCGCGATGGTCATATTAAATTGACTGACTTTGGGCTCTGTACAGGTTTTCGATGGACCCACGACTCAAAATACTACCAGAGCG GTGATCACGCACGTCAAGACAGTATGGATTTCAGCAATGAGTGGGGTGACCCGGCAAATTGCAGGTGTGGAGATCGGCTGAAGCCACTTGAACGTAGGGCTGCACGTCAGCATCAGCGCTGTCTGGCCCATTCTCTTGTCGGCACGCCCAATTATATTGCGCCAGAAGTATTGTTACGAACAG GTTACACGCAGTTGTGTGACTGGTGGAGTGTTGGAGTaattctctttgaaatgttAGTGGGGCAGCCTCCGTTCCTGGCACAAACACCACTGGAAACACAAATGAAG gtTATCAACTGGCAAACTGCACTTCATATTCCACCTCAAGCTAAATTGACTCCAGAGGCCTCCGACCTTATTATTAAACTCTGCCGAGGGCCAGAAGATCGTTTAGGCAAAAATGGTGCTGATGAAATAAAAGCccatccattttttaaaacaattgatTTTTCAAGCGATCTACGGCGGCAGTCTGCTTTCTACATTCCCAAAATTGCTCATCCTACAGACACGTCAAACTTTGATCCAGTTGATCCAGATAAATTGTGGAGTGATGATGATAAGGAAGGGAATAGAAATGATACGCTTAATGGGTGgtacaaaaatggaaaacatcctGAACATGCTTTTTATGAATTCACCTTCCGAAGGTTTTTTGATGACAATGGCTACCCATACAACAATCCAAAGCCCATTGAGTATGAGTATGGTAGTTCCCAAAACTCAGAACAGCAGTCAgatgacgatgatgatgatgaacagGCAGGTAGAGGAGTTAAAAATCGTGACCTGGTTTATGTTTAG